A stretch of Megalobrama amblycephala isolate DHTTF-2021 linkage group LG14, ASM1881202v1, whole genome shotgun sequence DNA encodes these proteins:
- the LOC125244759 gene encoding shaker-related potassium channel tsha2, translating into MTVVPGENLEETVALAALSQDVYDPERADQECCERVVINISGLRFETQLKTLAQFPATLLGDPRKRMRFFDPLRNEYFFDRNRPSFDAILYYYQSGGRLRRPVNVPVDIFMEEIKFYELGEEVIENFKEDEGFIKEEERPLPENEFQRQVWLLFEYPESSGPARGIAIVSVLVILISIVIFCLETLPEFREDGKMYEEHLAFNGTASLKKPNPFTDPFFIVETLCIIWFSFELLVRFLACPSKPAFFKNIMNTIDIVAIIPYFITLGLELAEHQGNGQQAMSLAILRVIRLVRVFRIFKLSRHSKGLQILGKTLQASMRELGLLIFFLFIGVILFSSAVYFAETDDPDSGFSSIPDAFWWAVVSMTTVGYGDMCPVTIGGKIVGSLCAIAGVLTIALPVPVIVSNFNYFYHRETEHEEQMQYTHVTCGQQQTTFGEFKRSESKASLSKSDYLDSEDGDSVKYTNCSPHKAYAGKLTDV; encoded by the coding sequence ATGACTGTGGTGCCCGGGGAGAACCTCGAAGAGACTGTGGCATTGGCAGCCCTGTCCCAAGATGTTTACGACCCTGAACGGGCAGACCAGGAGTGCTGCGAGCGGGTGGTTATCAACATCTCCGGACTGCGCTTCGAAACCCAATTGAAAACCCTCGCGCAATTCCCTGCCACCTTACTCGGTGACCCCAGGAAACGAATGCGCTTCTTCGACCCTCTAAGGAACGAGTACTTTTTTGACAGGAACCGACCGAGTTTTGATGCCATCCTCTACTACTATCAGTCTGGAGGGAGGCTGAGGAGACCCGTCAATGTTCCTGTGGACATCTTTATGGAGGAGATCAAATTCTACGAGTTGGGAGAAGAGGTCATTGAGAATTTTAAAGAGGACGAGGGCTTCATCAAGGAGGAAGAGCGACCTTTGCCAGAAAACGAGTTCCAGAGGCAGGTCTGGCTGCTGTTCGAGTACCCTGAGAGCTCTGGACCCGCAAGGGGCATCGCAATAGTCTCAGTGCTCGTCATTTTGATATCCATTGTCATATTCTGCTTGGAGACTTTACCTGAGTTTAGGGAGGACGGGAAAATGTATGAGGAGCACCTCGCTTTCAATGGAACTGCTAGTTTAAAGAAGCCCAATCCCTTCACAGACCCGTTTTTTATTGTGGAGACCCTTTGTATAATATGGTTCTCCTTTGAACTGCTCGTGAGGTTTCTCGCGTGCCCAAGTAAGCCCGCTTTCTTTAAGAATATCATGAACACAATCGACATCGTGGCCATTATTCCCTACTTCATCACCTTGGGTCTGGAGTTGGCCGAGCATCAGGGCAACGGCCAGCAGGCGATGTCTCTGGCCATCCTGAGGGTCATTCGCTTGGTGCGGGTGTTCCGCATATTTAAGCTTTCTAGACACTCAAAGGGGCTTCAGATTCTAGGCAAGACACTTCAAGCGAGCATGCGGGAACTGGGTCTCCTCATATTCTTCCTTTTTATTGGAGTTATATTGTTCTCCAGCGCCGTGTATTTCGCCGAGACGGACGACCCCGACTCGGGGTTCAGCAGCATCCCCGATGCCTTTTGGTGGGCAGTGGTTTCCATGACAACTGTAGGCTACGGGGACATGTGCCCAGTCACAATTGGTGGCAAAATAGTGGGCTCTTTGTGTGCCATTGCTGGTGTTCTCACCATTGCTCTTCCAGTGCCCGTCATCGTGTCCAATTTCAATTACTTCTACCACAGGGAGACCGAGCACGAGGAGCAGATGCAGTACACGCACGTAACGTGCGGTCAGCAGCAAACCACGTTTGGTGAATTTAAAAGGAGTGAAAGCAAAGCGTCCCTTTCCAAATCAGACTATTTGGATTCCGAAGATGGAGATTCGGTCAAGTACACCAACTGCAGCCCACATAAAGCATACGCAGGGAAGCTTACTGATGTATGA